A genomic segment from Treponema sp. Marseille-Q3903 encodes:
- a CDS encoding L-fucose/L-arabinose isomerase family protein has protein sequence MISNKPTVKIGIVAVSRDCFPESLAVNRRKALIEAFTKKYGKDEIYECPICIVESEIHMVQALEDIKKAGCNALCVYLGNFGPEISETLLAKHFDGPKMFCAAAEETSKNGGLIQGRGDAYCGMLNASYNLKLRNVKAYIPEYPVGTAEQCADMIHEFAPIAKAVYALNHLKIISFGPRPLNFLACNAPIKQLYNLGVEIEENSELDLFESFNKHAGDKRIKEVAADMEKELGKGNKKPEILEKLAQYELTLLDWIEAHRGYREFVAIAGKCWPAFQTQFGFVPCYVNSRLTGRGIPVSCEVDIYGCLSEFIGTVVSNDTVTLLDINNTVPQDIYDEDIKGKCGKYTINDTFMGFHCGNTASSKLSFCEMKYQLIMARSLPVEVTNGTLEGDIMPGDITFYRLQSTADNILRAYIAQGEVLPVATRSFGGIGIFAIPEMGRFYRHVLLEKNFPHHGAVAFGHFGKQLYEVFKYIGVAVDEIGYNQPKGVRYPTENPWA, from the coding sequence ATGATTAGTAACAAACCCACAGTAAAAATTGGTATCGTCGCAGTCAGCCGTGACTGTTTCCCGGAATCCCTCGCAGTAAACAGAAGAAAGGCGTTGATAGAAGCTTTTACAAAGAAGTATGGGAAAGATGAAATTTACGAATGCCCAATATGCATCGTAGAAAGCGAAATCCACATGGTTCAGGCTCTTGAAGATATCAAAAAAGCCGGATGTAACGCACTTTGTGTTTATCTTGGAAACTTTGGACCTGAGATTTCTGAAACATTGCTTGCAAAACATTTTGACGGGCCAAAGATGTTCTGTGCTGCCGCAGAAGAAACGTCTAAAAACGGCGGTCTCATTCAGGGGCGTGGAGATGCATATTGCGGTATGCTCAACGCTTCTTACAACTTAAAACTACGCAATGTTAAAGCATATATTCCTGAATATCCAGTTGGAACTGCGGAGCAATGCGCAGACATGATTCACGAATTTGCTCCAATCGCAAAGGCTGTTTATGCGTTGAACCACTTGAAGATTATTTCATTTGGACCTCGTCCGTTGAACTTCCTAGCTTGTAATGCGCCAATCAAACAGCTTTACAACCTCGGCGTTGAAATTGAGGAAAACTCGGAGCTCGATTTGTTTGAATCATTCAACAAGCACGCTGGCGACAAGAGAATTAAAGAAGTTGCTGCGGATATGGAAAAAGAACTTGGAAAGGGAAACAAAAAACCGGAAATCCTTGAAAAGCTTGCACAGTATGAACTCACGCTCCTAGACTGGATTGAAGCTCACAGAGGCTACCGAGAATTCGTTGCGATTGCAGGAAAATGCTGGCCGGCATTCCAGACACAGTTTGGATTCGTTCCTTGTTATGTAAACAGCCGCCTTACAGGCAGAGGAATTCCTGTTTCTTGCGAAGTAGATATCTACGGTTGTCTTTCTGAATTTATCGGTACAGTTGTTTCTAACGATACAGTTACATTGCTCGATATTAACAACACTGTTCCTCAGGACATCTATGATGAAGACATCAAAGGTAAATGCGGAAAATACACAATCAACGACACATTTATGGGATTCCACTGCGGAAATACTGCATCAAGCAAACTTTCATTTTGCGAGATGAAATACCAGTTGATTATGGCTCGTTCTCTTCCTGTTGAAGTTACAAACGGAACTTTGGAAGGAGATATCATGCCGGGCGATATCACATTCTATCGCTTGCAGTCAACTGCTGACAACATCCTCCGCGCATACATTGCACAAGGTGAAGTTTTGCCGGTTGCTACACGTTCTTTTGGAGGAATCGGTATATTTGCAATCCCTGAAATGGGACGCTTCTATCGTCACGTTCTTCTTGAAAAGAACTTTCCGCACCACGGGGCAGTTGCATTCGGTCACTTTGGAAAACAGCTTTATGAAGTGTTTAAATACATCGGTGTAGCTGTAGACGAAATCGGATATAACCAACCTAAAGGCGTTCGTTATCCGACAGAAAACCCTTGGGCATAG
- the nudC gene encoding NAD(+) diphosphatase, whose amino-acid sequence MSCYIICDKEIILKSDDSLPEFSDLQRIKDLNTFSDYFEEKQSDLKVLGLKSKDNLPDSFKVLTLREYSSVKDEEESFRAFRAKGLLTWRMNYKFCPACGAGLIGHPFLTARKCPQCHKVCFPHIEPCIIVVVKKDEKVLLARHAYRNQDIFACIAGFIESGESAEHAVAREVFEETKLKVKNIIYRGSQSWPFPNQFMLGFTAEYDSGELALQKEEITEAGWFDVDNLPASPKPGSIAYRLIHGLY is encoded by the coding sequence ATGAGTTGTTATATTATTTGCGATAAAGAGATAATCTTGAAGTCGGATGATAGTTTGCCTGAATTTTCAGACTTACAGAGAATAAAAGATTTAAATACTTTCTCTGATTATTTTGAAGAAAAACAGTCTGATTTGAAAGTTCTCGGGCTAAAATCCAAAGATAACCTTCCTGATTCTTTTAAGGTTTTGACATTGCGAGAATATTCTTCTGTGAAAGACGAAGAAGAATCTTTCAGGGCATTCCGTGCAAAAGGATTGCTCACTTGGCGAATGAATTATAAATTTTGCCCGGCTTGTGGAGCGGGTTTAATAGGGCATCCTTTCCTGACTGCGCGAAAGTGCCCACAATGTCACAAGGTTTGCTTCCCGCATATAGAGCCTTGCATAATCGTTGTCGTAAAAAAAGATGAAAAAGTTTTGCTTGCCCGGCATGCTTATAGAAATCAAGATATTTTCGCCTGCATAGCCGGTTTTATTGAAAGCGGAGAATCTGCGGAGCATGCTGTTGCCCGCGAAGTTTTTGAAGAAACAAAACTGAAAGTAAAAAACATCATATATAGAGGAAGCCAGAGTTGGCCGTTTCCAAATCAGTTTATGCTTGGGTTTACTGCCGAGTATGACAGCGGTGAGTTAGCTTTGCAAAAAGAAGAGATTACTGAAGCCGGTTGGTTTGATGTCGATAATTTGCCGGCCAGTCCAAAACCGGGCTCTATCGCGTATCGGCTTATTCACGGGCTTTACTAA
- a CDS encoding manganese efflux pump, with protein MSWSLIFFINSILLGVGLAMDAFSISMADGLNEPKMCIRRMFLIAGVYVFFQFAMPMTGWVFIHTLVVHFNAFDKIIPGIALILLIFCGSKMVIEGTKCDEGRETDLRLGAGTLMIQGVATSIDALSVGVTIADYCSFMALAASLIISVVTFLICVTGLIIGKKAGTALSKKAAIFGGIILICIGIEIFIRGVFF; from the coding sequence ATGAGCTGGAGTTTAATATTTTTTATAAACAGCATCCTGCTTGGCGTTGGGCTTGCTATGGATGCTTTTTCTATCTCTATGGCAGATGGTCTGAACGAACCGAAAATGTGTATCAGGCGAATGTTTTTGATCGCGGGCGTTTACGTTTTTTTTCAGTTTGCGATGCCTATGACCGGATGGGTTTTCATACACACTCTCGTTGTTCATTTTAATGCGTTTGATAAAATCATTCCGGGTATTGCTTTAATACTTTTGATTTTTTGTGGCAGCAAAATGGTCATAGAGGGTACCAAATGTGACGAGGGGAGAGAAACTGATTTGCGACTTGGGGCAGGAACTCTTATGATTCAAGGTGTGGCAACTTCTATAGATGCGCTTTCTGTAGGAGTTACAATCGCCGACTACTGTTCTTTTATGGCCTTGGCAGCATCGTTGATTATCTCTGTTGTCACTTTTCTGATTTGTGTTACCGGCTTGATTATCGGGAAAAAAGCAGGAACAGCCTTGAGCAAAAAAGCGGCGATTTTTGGCGGAATTATCCTGATCTGTATTGGAATCGAAATTTTTATAAGAGGGGTTTTCTTTTAA
- a CDS encoding DUF4867 family protein, giving the protein MRIKSVFSHSFERYGKVLTGYDVKDLLKQLENTTKKPDNAVVYEPGDAGLESLPIAKEFSTNAYGGMPIQVGYCNGNNTKLNCLEWHRGSELNIPANDIVLLLAPLQSVKNGKLSTSCVEAFYVPKGIIVEIYETTLHYAPCNAVRYGEVSKEGFRVIVVLPKDTNTSAPELKKLNIEDRLLWARNKWLIAHPDSNEAKNGAFVGLSGVNIDIASK; this is encoded by the coding sequence ATGCGTATAAAATCAGTTTTCTCTCACAGTTTTGAAAGGTATGGAAAGGTTTTGACGGGTTATGATGTAAAAGATCTACTAAAACAACTCGAAAACACAACAAAAAAACCGGATAATGCTGTAGTTTACGAACCGGGGGATGCAGGACTTGAATCTCTTCCCATTGCAAAAGAATTCAGTACAAATGCTTATGGAGGAATGCCGATTCAAGTTGGATATTGTAACGGAAACAACACAAAGTTAAACTGCCTCGAATGGCATCGTGGTTCCGAGTTAAATATCCCTGCAAATGATATAGTGCTTCTTCTTGCTCCGCTTCAGTCTGTAAAAAATGGAAAACTCAGCACGTCTTGTGTTGAAGCATTTTATGTTCCAAAAGGGATAATTGTGGAAATTTACGAAACAACGCTCCACTATGCTCCGTGTAATGCAGTTCGTTATGGAGAAGTTTCTAAAGAAGGTTTCCGTGTTATCGTCGTTCTTCCAAAAGATACAAACACATCAGCGCCGGAACTCAAGAAGTTGAACATTGAAGATAGATTGCTCTGGGCTCGCAACAAATGGCTCATCGCACATCCAGATTCAAATGAAGCAAAAAACGGTGCTTTTGTCGGATTGAGCGGAGTAAACATAGATATTGCATCAAAATAA
- a CDS encoding DMT family transporter encodes MEKLHNKSDTTKGILFLICSAFFFALMAVFVKLSGDISFVQKAFFRNAVAFLIAAGGTFGDIRAKGKSVIIIPKGALLFLILRAIAGSVGIFGNFYAIDRIVLADATILNKMAPFFTLIFSFIIIGEKIKPIPLICVIVAFLGSILIVKPSFNFTQMLPTGAAFMGGVGAGLAYASVRKLSYLKCNGKIIILFFSAFSMTLSVPYMIVNFNPMSFFQILMLVFAGICAAGGQFSVTAAYYHAPPNKISIYDYTQILFSMIFGFFLFGQIPDFLSLTGYFVIIAMAVLNFIYTKKHCESENVSVSVGD; translated from the coding sequence ATGGAAAAACTGCACAATAAATCCGATACTACAAAAGGAATTTTATTTTTAATATGTTCGGCTTTTTTCTTTGCTTTGATGGCGGTCTTTGTAAAGCTATCTGGAGACATCAGCTTTGTGCAAAAAGCATTTTTCAGAAATGCAGTCGCTTTTTTAATTGCGGCAGGCGGAACTTTTGGAGATATAAGAGCCAAAGGCAAATCCGTAATCATTATTCCAAAAGGAGCATTGCTTTTTTTAATTTTGCGAGCAATCGCGGGGTCTGTTGGAATTTTTGGAAATTTTTACGCGATCGACAGAATCGTTTTAGCAGATGCCACTATCTTAAATAAAATGGCTCCATTTTTTACACTGATTTTCAGTTTTATAATCATTGGGGAAAAAATAAAACCTATTCCTCTTATCTGTGTAATCGTAGCGTTCTTAGGTTCTATTCTGATAGTAAAACCATCTTTCAATTTTACTCAGATGCTTCCGACCGGAGCTGCATTCATGGGCGGCGTTGGAGCAGGATTGGCATACGCAAGTGTACGAAAGTTGAGTTACCTCAAATGCAATGGAAAAATCATCATTTTATTTTTCTCTGCTTTTTCTATGACGCTTTCTGTGCCTTATATGATTGTAAATTTTAATCCGATGTCATTTTTCCAAATTTTGATGCTTGTTTTTGCAGGAATTTGCGCAGCGGGAGGTCAATTTTCGGTGACGGCTGCATATTATCACGCTCCGCCTAATAAAATTTCAATTTACGATTATACTCAAATTTTATTTTCTATGATTTTTGGATTTTTCCTCTTTGGTCAGATTCCAGATTTTTTAAGTTTGACAGGGTACTTCGTAATAATCGCAATGGCCGTTTTAAACTTTATATACACAAAAAAACACTGCGAATCGGAGAATGTTTCAGTCTCCGTCGGTGATTAA
- a CDS encoding TrmB family transcriptional regulator, which produces MADSTTIDILADFGLTRQEAVIYSEFISHGEMTGYEVGKETGISRSNVYSSISSLVEKGALYVVQGESSKYTPVEINQFTKNRIEELTRKALYLKKHCPKKIKAADGYITIQGEKNIRNKIREMLEKTEFRLYIMASADIVREFEEDLKKLIETGKKVVILTDDFKLKGAKIYETKPENGQLRFITDSAYVLTGELTGSEHDSCLYSGQQNLVAVMKEALKNKIILLDK; this is translated from the coding sequence ATGGCAGATTCAACTACAATCGATATTTTGGCAGATTTTGGGCTGACTCGGCAGGAGGCTGTTATTTATTCAGAATTTATCTCTCACGGAGAGATGACTGGGTATGAGGTTGGAAAAGAAACTGGAATTTCTAGATCAAACGTTTATTCTTCAATTTCATCTCTTGTAGAAAAAGGTGCGCTTTATGTAGTTCAGGGAGAATCTTCAAAATACACACCGGTGGAAATAAATCAGTTTACAAAAAACAGAATTGAAGAGCTTACACGCAAGGCTTTATACTTAAAAAAGCACTGTCCTAAAAAAATAAAAGCAGCTGACGGCTACATCACAATTCAGGGCGAAAAAAATATACGCAACAAAATTCGTGAAATGCTTGAAAAAACGGAATTTCGCCTCTATATCATGGCGTCTGCCGATATTGTCAGAGAATTTGAGGAAGACCTAAAAAAACTTATAGAAACCGGAAAAAAAGTTGTGATTTTGACAGATGATTTTAAGCTGAAAGGCGCGAAAATCTATGAGACAAAACCAGAAAATGGTCAACTGCGTTTTATCACTGATTCGGCTTATGTTTTGACTGGGGAGCTTACAGGGAGCGAACATGATAGTTGTTTATATTCCGGACAACAAAATCTGGTTGCAGTGATGAAAGAGGCTCTTAAAAACAAAATAATTTTGCTTGATAAGTAA
- a CDS encoding RNA methyltransferase, translated as MKNTQRNELAVCGLAAVKKVEKNHPEKIKRLYFTEEKAPLFGGLCKKLAKNHGIYNMKPAGDLEKLSGTVHHQGVVAMIDYPEILPLDSDITDSWSENGENAILLDRIGNANNFGAIVRSAAFFGIKNIVIPLDEAQTSITTSSYRIAEGGMEYVNIFSVRSSSRLLEALAGKMIRVGTSLDAKKTVADLRADTKLPFMIVLGNEEEGISEVIKQNCDELVIIPWYKMSEGKSCVIDSLNVAQASSIIFYEICKK; from the coding sequence ATGAAAAATACTCAAAGAAATGAACTTGCAGTTTGCGGACTTGCAGCTGTAAAGAAAGTTGAAAAAAATCATCCGGAAAAGATTAAAAGGCTTTATTTTACCGAAGAAAAAGCTCCGTTGTTTGGCGGATTATGCAAAAAATTAGCTAAAAATCACGGAATTTACAATATGAAACCTGCCGGAGATTTGGAAAAGCTGAGCGGAACTGTTCATCATCAGGGGGTTGTCGCTATGATAGATTATCCCGAAATTTTACCGCTCGATTCGGATATCACCGATTCATGGTCGGAAAACGGCGAGAATGCTATATTGCTGGACAGAATCGGAAATGCCAACAACTTTGGTGCAATTGTTAGAAGCGCAGCTTTTTTTGGAATAAAAAATATAGTAATTCCACTAGACGAAGCTCAGACATCAATAACTACAAGCAGTTACCGTATTGCGGAAGGTGGGATGGAATATGTAAACATTTTCAGCGTTCGTTCATCTTCAAGACTTTTGGAAGCTCTTGCAGGAAAAATGATTCGCGTCGGGACAAGCCTTGATGCTAAAAAAACTGTTGCGGACTTGCGAGCGGATACAAAACTTCCTTTTATGATTGTGCTTGGAAACGAAGAAGAAGGAATCAGCGAAGTCATAAAACAAAATTGCGACGAGCTTGTGATTATTCCTTGGTACAAAATGAGCGAAGGCAAAAGCTGTGTGATTGACAGCTTGAATGTTGCACAGGCTTCAAGCATCATTTTTTATGAAATTTGTAAAAAATGA
- a CDS encoding diaminopimelate dehydrogenase has product MKIGILGYGNLGRGVEAAVKNNPDMELSCVFTRRNPSDVKILTEGVPVYSVDDVKKHNNEVDVLIMCGGSATDLPKQTPEYAKYFNVIDSFDTHAKIPEHFADVDKAAKDSGHIALISCGWDPGMFSLARLYANCILPDGKDYTFWGKGVSQGHSDAIRRIEGVKDGKQYTIPVQAALDAVRSGKKPELTTRQKHTRECFVVAEEGADEARIEKEIKEMPNYFADYDTTVHFITEEELKRDHSGIPHGGFVFRTGKTGWEKENNNIIEYSLKLDSNPAFTSSVIVAFARAIYKMKNEGQTGCKTVFDIAPAYLSPLSGEEIRAHLL; this is encoded by the coding sequence ATGAAAATTGGAATTCTCGGGTATGGAAATCTTGGGCGAGGCGTTGAAGCTGCTGTAAAAAATAATCCTGATATGGAGCTCTCGTGTGTTTTTACAAGGCGAAATCCGTCTGATGTAAAAATTTTGACGGAAGGGGTTCCTGTTTACAGTGTCGACGATGTTAAAAAACACAATAACGAAGTTGATGTTTTGATTATGTGCGGGGGAAGTGCGACAGATCTTCCAAAACAAACTCCTGAATATGCAAAGTATTTCAATGTAATCGACAGTTTTGATACGCATGCAAAAATTCCCGAACATTTTGCGGATGTAGATAAAGCTGCAAAAGATAGCGGACATATAGCCCTCATAAGTTGCGGATGGGATCCGGGAATGTTCAGCTTGGCGCGTCTTTATGCAAACTGCATTCTTCCTGATGGAAAAGATTATACATTTTGGGGGAAAGGGGTTTCTCAAGGGCATTCCGATGCGATTCGTCGGATTGAAGGTGTAAAAGATGGAAAACAGTATACGATTCCAGTTCAAGCTGCTCTAGATGCTGTCCGTTCTGGCAAAAAACCGGAACTTACAACACGCCAAAAACACACGCGCGAATGTTTTGTAGTTGCCGAAGAAGGAGCGGACGAGGCTCGCATTGAAAAAGAGATAAAAGAAATGCCGAATTATTTTGCCGATTACGATACGACTGTTCATTTTATCACAGAAGAAGAATTGAAACGCGACCATTCAGGCATTCCGCACGGAGGATTTGTATTTCGTACAGGAAAAACAGGTTGGGAAAAAGAAAATAACAACATAATTGAATACAGCCTTAAACTCGACTCAAACCCTGCGTTTACTTCCAGCGTTATTGTGGCGTTTGCGCGAGCAATTTATAAAATGAAAAATGAAGGTCAGACAGGGTGTAAAACAGTTTTTGATATTGCACCTGCATATTTAAGTCCGTTGAGCGGAGAAGAAATCAGAGCGCATTTGTTGTAG
- a CDS encoding DUF4097 family beta strand repeat-containing protein: MGKKQIAFFCSCFLVFAVFAEKNLIKRELINSENMQSINLMLSFETVEIQEYLSSDDVTIEIYGNNKEFIPAIKFADSVLAMKSVPINFWNLKIHISCKVIIYIPSGKKLDKVHVGLSSGSLKMSNINVNKIKLTSTSGSISTQNISAQDFVLIESTSGSIKCDELKAKNSVKAHSSSGSINIESVESDTIVCESTSGSIKIEELYCDYADLHSTSGSLKAHDIAANYFDFSTTSGSIFAEFEIAPSADSSINSTSGSVEIIVPESENYKFHFSSNSGTLRNKIENMRKSLRNGFTYTKTQSPKGGSPAQINVHTTSGNITLDD, from the coding sequence ATGGGAAAAAAACAAATTGCATTTTTTTGTTCATGTTTTTTAGTATTTGCTGTATTTGCAGAAAAGAATCTTATAAAGCGAGAATTGATAAATTCAGAAAACATGCAATCTATCAACCTCATGCTATCGTTTGAAACAGTTGAAATTCAAGAATATCTTTCATCAGATGATGTAACTATAGAAATTTACGGCAATAACAAAGAATTTATTCCGGCAATCAAATTCGCAGATTCCGTTCTTGCGATGAAATCGGTACCTATAAATTTTTGGAATTTAAAAATACATATTTCATGCAAAGTGATTATCTATATTCCATCGGGTAAAAAACTCGATAAAGTCCACGTAGGGCTTTCGAGCGGTTCATTAAAAATGAGCAACATAAATGTCAATAAAATAAAACTAACCTCGACAAGCGGAAGTATCTCAACACAAAATATCTCTGCTCAAGATTTCGTCTTGATAGAATCGACAAGCGGTTCTATCAAATGTGATGAACTTAAAGCAAAAAATTCTGTAAAGGCGCACAGCTCAAGCGGTTCAATAAATATAGAATCTGTCGAATCCGATACAATCGTATGTGAGTCGACAAGCGGCTCTATCAAAATCGAAGAACTTTATTGCGATTATGCAGATTTACACTCAACAAGCGGAAGCTTAAAAGCGCACGATATCGCCGCCAATTATTTTGATTTTTCAACAACAAGCGGAAGCATTTTTGCAGAATTTGAAATTGCGCCGTCCGCAGACTCTTCTATTAACTCAACAAGCGGTTCTGTCGAAATCATAGTGCCGGAATCCGAAAACTATAAATTCCATTTTTCATCAAACAGCGGAACTTTAAGAAACAAGATTGAAAACATGAGAAAATCGCTTCGAAACGGTTTTACATACACAAAAACGCAATCTCCAAAAGGCGGCTCGCCAGCTCAAATCAATGTTCACACAACCTCAGGGAACATTACGCTTGATGATTAA
- the lysA gene encoding diaminopimelate decarboxylase has protein sequence MNSYINQSNFFEGRNPEQIASEYGTPLYVYNERILRDRMEKVAKVITKYPYTANYSVKANSNIHILRLAMQEGINCDAMSVGEIQMLLRAGFPTDRIFFVPNNVSDELVFAVKHGIMTSLDSLAQLELYGQICCDLELPNEKRKCAVRINPGVGAGHCEKVITGGKKTKFGIAEEDIPNIFEIAKNYSLKIVGINQHIGSLFMDPQPYLDAVTNLLRIALGFEKLEFIDFGGGYGVPYHKLDDEKDFPMEEFKSRLEPILDDFASKYGKVPLFKSEPGRYCVAEGGVILGRVQAVKQNSGKTFVGTDVGMNVLVRPSMYGSWHDIEIIRNGNVVLREGEHAEPLFEQTVTGNICESGDILAKDRMLPKTVRGDIVCVLDAGAYGWSMCSTYNSRPRPAEILICKDSSIKLIRRRETIDDLMKLF, from the coding sequence ATGAACTCATACATCAATCAATCAAACTTTTTTGAAGGTAGAAATCCAGAACAGATCGCTTCTGAATACGGAACTCCTCTTTATGTTTATAATGAACGCATTTTGCGAGATAGAATGGAAAAAGTTGCCAAAGTGATAACAAAATATCCGTATACGGCAAATTATTCCGTAAAGGCAAATTCAAATATACACATATTGAGATTAGCCATGCAGGAGGGAATCAATTGTGACGCGATGAGCGTCGGCGAAATTCAAATGCTTTTACGGGCAGGATTTCCGACTGACAGAATTTTTTTTGTTCCAAACAACGTTTCCGATGAGCTTGTTTTTGCGGTAAAACATGGGATTATGACAAGTCTGGACAGTCTTGCGCAGCTTGAACTCTATGGGCAGATTTGCTGCGACTTAGAATTGCCAAATGAAAAACGGAAGTGTGCCGTTCGCATAAATCCCGGAGTTGGAGCCGGGCACTGTGAAAAAGTTATAACTGGTGGAAAAAAAACTAAGTTTGGAATTGCAGAGGAAGATATTCCCAATATCTTTGAAATTGCAAAAAATTATAGCTTAAAAATTGTTGGAATCAATCAGCATATAGGTTCTCTTTTTATGGATCCACAGCCTTATCTTGACGCAGTCACAAATCTTTTGAGAATCGCGCTTGGGTTTGAAAAACTTGAATTTATAGATTTTGGCGGTGGATATGGAGTTCCTTATCATAAACTTGATGATGAAAAAGATTTTCCGATGGAAGAATTTAAAAGCAGGCTGGAGCCAATTCTCGATGATTTTGCTTCAAAATATGGAAAAGTTCCTTTGTTTAAATCTGAACCGGGTCGTTACTGTGTTGCGGAAGGTGGCGTAATTCTTGGAAGAGTCCAAGCTGTAAAACAAAACAGCGGAAAGACTTTCGTTGGCACCGATGTAGGCATGAATGTCCTTGTCAGACCTAGTATGTACGGCAGCTGGCACGACATTGAAATAATAAGAAATGGAAACGTTGTATTGCGTGAAGGAGAACATGCAGAACCTCTTTTTGAACAAACAGTCACAGGGAACATCTGCGAGTCCGGAGATATATTAGCAAAAGATAGAATGCTTCCGAAAACCGTTCGGGGAGACATTGTCTGCGTTCTCGATGCAGGAGCTTACGGTTGGAGTATGTGTTCAACTTACAACAGCCGTCCTCGTCCTGCAGAAATTTTAATCTGTAAAGATTCTTCCATTAAACTGATCCGTCGCCGTGAGACGATAGACGATTTGATGAAGTTATTTTGA
- a CDS encoding Rrf2 family transcriptional regulator, translated as MIVSTRGRYALRVLVDMAEHPEEERIPLKEIAERQGISQKYIEAIMTTLSKAGFVDGVHGKGGGYRLNRVLSEYKIGDILRLTEGTLAPVACLEKDAERCPRKDTCKTLSMWNKLDKLIESYLDSISIADLINQ; from the coding sequence ATGATAGTTTCAACACGAGGAAGATACGCATTGAGAGTTTTGGTCGATATGGCTGAACATCCCGAAGAAGAGCGAATTCCACTAAAAGAAATCGCAGAACGTCAGGGAATCTCTCAAAAATATATAGAGGCAATCATGACAACGTTGTCAAAGGCTGGGTTTGTCGACGGAGTACATGGAAAAGGCGGCGGATATAGATTGAATCGTGTCCTTTCCGAATATAAGATAGGCGATATTTTGCGATTGACAGAGGGGACGTTGGCGCCTGTTGCATGCCTTGAAAAAGATGCTGAAAGATGTCCCCGTAAAGATACATGTAAAACGCTTTCAATGTGGAATAAGCTCGATAAATTGATAGAAAGTTATTTGGATAGCATCAGCATTGCAGATTTGATAAATCAATGA
- a CDS encoding prepilin peptidase → MIIIVCVSVVCSFWDFIKLRVPNFVIFLGIVSVIFSNLIFCEDGIRFSFSRLMAVVLSGFFVGLFYFVVRYICNGRFGKGDILFGVFQGVCLVPREMILCLLIEVVCAAVFLFIKKIFYRNGVSSFSGKIPFVPFMSIGLLGTFFYFNFIR, encoded by the coding sequence TTGATTATAATTGTTTGCGTTTCTGTTGTGTGTTCTTTTTGGGATTTTATAAAGTTGAGAGTTCCCAATTTTGTTATTTTTTTGGGAATTGTGTCTGTCATTTTTTCCAATCTGATTTTTTGCGAAGATGGCATTCGCTTTTCTTTTTCAAGATTAATGGCGGTTGTTTTGTCAGGATTTTTTGTAGGTCTATTTTATTTTGTCGTAAGATATATTTGCAACGGGCGATTTGGAAAAGGAGATATTTTATTTGGAGTTTTTCAAGGAGTTTGCCTTGTTCCAAGAGAGATGATTCTTTGCCTTTTAATTGAAGTTGTTTGCGCAGCAGTCTTTTTATTTATAAAAAAGATATTTTACAGGAACGGAGTCTCGTCTTTTTCTGGAAAAATACCATTTGTCCCTTTTATGTCTATAGGATTGTTGGGGACTTTTTTTTATTTTAATTTTATTAGATAA